The Fructilactobacillus myrtifloralis genome contains a region encoding:
- the lepB gene encoding signal peptidase I, with the protein MKTFKGILSWVIPIVLGLAIALVIKQTFFTVAKVSGPSMDPNLHDRQTIMVWRQAKPKPGSVIVFNATGVDPNAAPNDGAVKRVLGTAGTDYVKRVIAVPGDTVAFKNNQLYVNDQAVKQPYISKDAQTEGTEYSQQKGNWDLHSLSTQAPNWVKDRGVVKVPKDKYFVLGDNRKVSNDSRYWGFVPKDKIIGVVQTLPFGSNATARNNINHQAK; encoded by the coding sequence ATGAAAACTTTTAAAGGAATTTTAAGCTGGGTGATCCCAATTGTACTGGGCTTAGCCATTGCGCTGGTGATTAAGCAAACCTTTTTCACGGTGGCAAAGGTGAGTGGGCCTTCAATGGATCCTAACCTGCATGACCGGCAGACGATTATGGTGTGGCGGCAAGCCAAACCGAAACCGGGGAGTGTGATTGTATTTAATGCGACGGGCGTGGATCCCAACGCTGCTCCGAATGACGGTGCGGTCAAGCGCGTGTTGGGGACAGCCGGAACCGACTACGTGAAGCGGGTCATTGCGGTGCCAGGTGATACGGTGGCATTTAAGAATAATCAACTATACGTAAATGACCAGGCCGTTAAGCAACCCTACATCAGTAAGGACGCGCAAACAGAGGGAACCGAGTATTCTCAGCAAAAGGGGAATTGGGACCTCCACTCCCTCTCAACGCAGGCGCCCAACTGGGTGAAGGATCGGGGCGTAGTGAAGGTTCCGAAGGATAAATACTTTGTCCTAGGGGATAACCGAAAGGTCTCAAACGATAGCCGTTACTGGGGCTTTGTCCCGAAGGATAAGATTATCGGAGTGGTGCAAACCTTGCCATTTGGTAGCAACGCCACCGCTCGGAATAACATTAATCATCAAGCAAAATAA
- a CDS encoding transporter substrate-binding domain-containing protein, which yields MSKLHERRVGLVAAIVLVVILVGAIVLGLNYQRSQARENDSLQTVKTTHVMRWGVKSDTRLFGLISPKTGQSEGFDVDISRAITAQIAKQTGTKIKPEFTPVTTSSKIQLLKNHQVDAVAASMTITPERAKVVNFSKPYFPAGQSLLVKRGSPVKNIRDLNRPDATIIGVMGTTALETTKQFAPKAKVIAMPDNSQAFSALQSGQGDAMTTDNAILYGFSSQSPNVEVVGGTFTNQPYGLAVDKGQTQLQREVDQALVTIRQNGTYERLIKKWFGNIPGLDWRELLK from the coding sequence ATGAGTAAATTACACGAACGACGAGTGGGCCTCGTAGCGGCCATTGTCCTCGTGGTGATTTTAGTCGGAGCCATTGTCCTCGGCTTAAATTACCAAAGGAGTCAGGCCCGGGAAAACGATAGTTTACAAACTGTGAAAACGACGCACGTAATGCGCTGGGGAGTTAAGTCAGATACCCGCTTATTTGGATTGATTAGCCCTAAAACTGGGCAGAGTGAGGGGTTTGACGTGGATATTTCCCGCGCCATCACGGCACAAATTGCTAAGCAAACGGGGACTAAGATTAAACCGGAATTTACGCCGGTGACCACGTCCTCTAAGATTCAACTGTTAAAGAATCACCAGGTGGATGCCGTAGCGGCTTCCATGACGATTACACCAGAACGGGCGAAAGTGGTTAATTTCTCGAAACCCTACTTTCCCGCGGGGCAATCGTTGTTAGTGAAACGAGGCTCACCGGTTAAAAACATTCGGGACTTAAATCGACCTGATGCAACAATCATTGGGGTGATGGGAACCACGGCCTTGGAAACCACCAAGCAGTTTGCTCCGAAAGCCAAGGTGATTGCGATGCCGGATAACTCCCAAGCCTTTAGTGCCCTGCAATCCGGTCAGGGTGATGCCATGACGACTGATAACGCCATCTTATATGGGTTCTCTTCTCAGAGTCCCAATGTGGAGGTGGTCGGGGGCACCTTTACGAACCAACCATATGGATTGGCAGTTGATAAGGGCCAAACCCAGTTACAACGAGAAGTTGACCAAGCGTTGGTTACCATTCGCCAAAACGGAACGTACGAACGCTTGATTAAAAAGTGGTTTGGTAACATTCCCGGCTTAGATTGGAGGGAACTACTGAAATGA
- a CDS encoding C1 family peptidase — MDFAKPLSADQIKAMQAHYEAWPAHQIVTNAVNSNGINQTAKNAEVAQKLTNVFSDEVKTGKVANQKQSGRCWLFSILNTLRHRMAAQYHVPDLELSQSYLFFWDKIERANMFYAHMIALADRPLSDREVAFYLSRPGDDGGQWAMAAALIDKYGVVPRETFPENAVTTKTSELAGLLNRKLRKDGLALRNLVRQGADDATIEATKQECLTAVYQITASAIGVPPTHFDFEYRDDQHQYHCDENLTPRTFYQKYIGVDLHDYVVLSNAPDKDYYQRYSLPSQDNVIAGLPIEFLNLPMQALKQAAIAQLQDQETVWFGNDILKQVDRQAGLMDSELYLQDELLGVDTTLSKADRLRTHEAEVTHAMTLTGVDLRAGVPQKWKVENSWGEKVGQAGYFIMADNWMDDYVYEVVVHRKYLAKDQQAALQTPAIVLPPWDSLQ; from the coding sequence ATGGATTTTGCAAAGCCGCTCTCAGCGGACCAAATTAAAGCCATGCAGGCTCATTATGAAGCCTGGCCAGCCCACCAAATTGTGACAAATGCCGTAAATAGTAACGGGATTAACCAAACGGCCAAAAATGCTGAGGTGGCACAAAAATTAACGAATGTCTTCTCTGATGAGGTTAAAACGGGGAAGGTAGCGAACCAGAAGCAGAGTGGTCGGTGTTGGTTATTTTCGATCCTCAATACGCTCCGGCATCGAATGGCAGCTCAGTATCACGTGCCGGATTTAGAGTTATCGCAAAGTTATCTCTTTTTCTGGGATAAAATTGAACGGGCCAACATGTTCTATGCGCACATGATTGCCCTCGCCGATCGTCCTCTGTCAGATCGGGAAGTTGCTTTTTATTTGAGTCGCCCTGGTGACGATGGGGGTCAGTGGGCGATGGCCGCAGCGTTAATCGATAAGTATGGAGTGGTTCCACGTGAAACATTTCCAGAAAACGCCGTGACAACGAAGACCAGTGAATTGGCCGGGCTCTTAAATCGCAAGCTGCGCAAGGATGGACTAGCGTTACGGAACCTAGTTCGTCAGGGGGCGGATGATGCGACGATTGAAGCGACCAAACAGGAGTGTTTAACGGCGGTTTACCAAATTACGGCCAGTGCCATCGGGGTGCCGCCAACCCACTTTGATTTTGAGTATCGTGACGATCAGCACCAGTATCATTGTGACGAAAACCTCACGCCCCGCACGTTCTACCAAAAGTACATTGGCGTGGATCTCCATGACTACGTGGTGCTGAGCAATGCGCCTGATAAGGACTACTACCAACGGTACTCCTTACCTAGTCAGGATAATGTGATTGCAGGATTGCCCATCGAATTTCTCAACTTACCGATGCAGGCACTTAAACAAGCTGCCATTGCGCAACTACAGGACCAAGAAACGGTCTGGTTTGGCAACGATATTTTAAAGCAAGTTGACCGCCAAGCGGGCCTCATGGATAGTGAACTGTACCTGCAAGATGAGCTATTGGGGGTTGATACGACGCTGTCAAAGGCCGATCGGTTACGAACCCACGAGGCAGAGGTGACGCACGCAATGACCCTGACGGGAGTCGATTTACGGGCCGGCGTGCCACAAAAGTGGAAAGTGGAGAATAGTTGGGGGGAAAAGGTAGGACAAGCTGGTTACTTCATCATGGCTGATAACTGGATGGATGACTACGTGTACGAAGTGGTTGTCCACCGCAAGTATCTCGCAAAGGACCAACAAGCTGCGCTCCAAACCCCAGCGATCGTGTTACCACCATGGGATTCGTTACAATAA
- a CDS encoding helix-turn-helix domain-containing protein, with protein MREFNGKRLNEARFYNSLSITKLASELGISKQMVSKYENSNAQPSSDVLFNIIKILGFPADFYFDVDKFSHEEMGTFYRSSLNVPKKLRSPASTLINAISIYRNYLETYLDFPDLPLINKADLNDISGYNYEQIAMDLRSVLGLKNQPIQDMGKLLESRGFIASFIPKENNKIDAFSQYKTINNSSYFIIFIKNSSFFRNQFSLAHELSHWYLHGNYYLSSDNYTKDEKREIENQANNLAASFLLPREPFINDFRNLKNDSINNLLTLKLKWKVSLSSIVTRIYNLKLISYNRYLSLEKQISARKFRKKEPYDDMYKMNFSSLQEGTKLLVDNGIIRYQEIPDAISKNYGINYGSRLLSEVTGVKEDLFVNSNPITLKKNIKKQKSKFI; from the coding sequence ATGCGTGAATTTAATGGGAAAAGACTGAACGAAGCTAGGTTTTATAATTCTCTTTCCATTACTAAACTTGCTTCTGAGTTGGGTATTAGTAAGCAGATGGTATCTAAATATGAAAATAGTAATGCTCAACCTAGTTCAGATGTTTTATTCAATATAATAAAGATTTTGGGATTTCCTGCTGATTTTTATTTTGATGTTGATAAATTTAGTCATGAAGAAATGGGAACTTTCTATAGATCATCACTTAATGTGCCAAAAAAATTAAGATCTCCAGCTTCAACTCTTATAAATGCTATTTCTATTTATAGGAATTATTTAGAGACTTATTTAGATTTTCCAGATTTACCTCTAATTAATAAGGCTGATTTAAATGATATTTCTGGTTATAATTATGAACAAATAGCAATGGATTTGAGAAGTGTTTTGGGATTAAAAAATCAGCCCATCCAAGATATGGGTAAATTACTTGAATCTAGGGGTTTTATTGCTTCATTTATTCCAAAAGAAAACAATAAAATTGATGCTTTTAGTCAATACAAAACAATAAATAATTCATCGTATTTCATTATATTTATAAAAAACTCTTCTTTTTTTAGAAATCAATTTTCTTTAGCTCATGAATTATCTCATTGGTATTTACACGGAAATTATTATTTAAGTTCTGATAATTATACTAAAGATGAAAAAAGAGAAATAGAAAATCAAGCTAATAATCTTGCGGCTTCTTTTTTATTGCCAAGAGAACCTTTTATTAATGATTTTAGAAATCTGAAAAATGATAGTATAAACAATTTGTTAACACTCAAATTAAAATGGAAAGTATCTCTCTCATCAATAGTTACAAGAATTTATAATCTGAAATTAATTTCTTATAATAGATATTTAAGCTTGGAAAAACAGATTAGTGCACGTAAATTTAGAAAAAAAGAGCCTTACGATGATATGTATAAGATGAATTTTAGTTCTTTACAAGAAGGCACAAAGTTGTTAGTTGATAATGGAATAATAAGGTATCAAGAAATACCAGATGCAATAAGTAAGAATTATGGAATTAATTATGGGAGCAGGCTTCTAAGTGAAGTTACTGGAGTTAAAGAGGATTTATTCGTTAATTCCAATCCCATAACACTAAAAAAGAATATAAAAAAACAAAAAAGTAAATTTATTTAA
- a CDS encoding MucBP domain-containing protein — translation MKTKKLIVTTMLTTTIASLGFIPTVVNPIVSQAATNVSKGKIIVHYVDQTGKAIRPATTATGATGTRYVADVPAIRGYSYSRIENGQNDNNGPEMVFGGGDGVTDVSEMTIVYTATGNSSKPTPVPGKATGTTATGENGQPQTSSKHGNEQAAQGTKPHANNQATGEKKQRAATKQGDNQQQTEQQTKAAKKKKAAKQQSKKQASKRNQHGIFMWGAAGLIGLAVVGGVAWKWLQKPRNAKH, via the coding sequence ATGAAAACGAAAAAATTAATTGTGACTACCATGCTGACTACGACGATTGCATCGCTTGGATTTATTCCCACTGTTGTTAATCCGATTGTTTCGCAAGCGGCCACGAACGTGAGCAAAGGCAAAATTATTGTCCATTATGTAGATCAAACTGGGAAGGCGATTCGTCCGGCTACCACGGCGACCGGGGCAACTGGAACGAGGTATGTTGCTGATGTTCCCGCAATTAGGGGCTACAGCTATTCCCGAATTGAAAACGGGCAAAATGATAACAACGGACCCGAGATGGTGTTTGGTGGCGGCGACGGGGTTACAGATGTTTCCGAAATGACGATTGTGTATACTGCGACTGGTAATTCTAGTAAGCCAACCCCCGTGCCTGGAAAGGCCACCGGAACAACGGCGACGGGCGAGAACGGGCAACCACAAACTAGTTCTAAGCACGGGAATGAGCAAGCTGCCCAAGGAACGAAACCGCATGCTAACAATCAAGCAACTGGTGAAAAGAAGCAGCGCGCTGCAACCAAACAGGGAGATAACCAGCAACAAACTGAGCAACAAACGAAGGCCGCTAAAAAGAAAAAAGCGGCCAAGCAGCAGTCGAAGAAGCAGGCTTCCAAACGTAACCAGCATGGGATTTTCATGTGGGGCGCCGCTGGTTTAATTGGCTTGGCAGTAGTCGGCGGTGTCGCTTGGAAATGGTTGCAAAAACCCCGGAATGCGAAGCACTAG
- a CDS encoding amino acid ABC transporter permease, whose product MKIFTDNWQTILTGFGYTIGASILGLIGSLVLGTVFALMEMTPQPVVRGSGKALVEFFRNIPLLVITLFFYVVVSHVLKINGFWAGTIALALYTSAFIAECIRGGLTSVDPGQMEGARAMGLNYTQAMMQVVLPQGFKLALPSLGNQFINLIKNSSILSFVAGLDLMYQANVISGTNLDPFNTYIVIGIFYLLLTGPLSVVMTKLENKLGGIN is encoded by the coding sequence ATTAAAATCTTTACTGATAACTGGCAAACGATTTTAACCGGATTTGGCTACACGATTGGAGCTTCAATCCTCGGGTTAATCGGTTCGCTGGTCTTAGGCACGGTGTTTGCGCTGATGGAAATGACGCCCCAACCGGTGGTCCGCGGCAGCGGAAAAGCGTTAGTGGAATTCTTTCGCAACATCCCGCTGCTAGTAATTACGTTGTTTTTCTACGTAGTGGTTTCGCATGTCCTTAAAATTAACGGATTTTGGGCGGGCACGATTGCCTTGGCGCTCTATACGTCGGCCTTTATTGCTGAATGTATCCGGGGTGGATTAACCTCCGTGGATCCTGGTCAGATGGAAGGAGCCCGGGCGATGGGCTTGAACTACACCCAAGCCATGATGCAGGTGGTGCTTCCGCAGGGGTTCAAACTGGCCTTACCGTCCTTAGGGAATCAATTCATTAACTTGATTAAAAATTCCTCCATTCTTTCCTTTGTGGCGGGGTTAGATTTAATGTATCAAGCGAACGTAATTTCTGGAACCAACCTGGATCCGTTTAACACGTACATCGTGATTGGGATTTTCTATCTTCTTCTAACCGGACCACTGTCCGTTGTGATGACAAAACTCGAAAATAAGTTAGGGGGGATTAACTAA
- a CDS encoding amino acid ABC transporter permease, which produces MILSAFSATNLHYLLGGLGITIGVSVISIIISFIFGTLFGVVLYEEVPYFSRTLQLLVNTIRNLPLLLLIFFTYFALPKLGVELNAFAATVVAMSVFESTMISQIIRGGLLSVGKGQSEGALSTGMTKWEALWYILLPQGLKNSIPPLISQFISLVKDTSLATAIVLTEMTFRSQVIYGQNPNYMIPMFALITALYFIVNYSLSLLSKWFERRLAL; this is translated from the coding sequence ATGATTTTATCTGCTTTTAGCGCTACCAACCTCCACTACCTGTTGGGTGGACTAGGAATCACAATTGGGGTTTCCGTGATTTCAATCATCATCAGTTTTATTTTTGGCACCTTATTCGGAGTTGTTCTGTATGAAGAAGTCCCGTACTTCTCGCGGACGTTACAGTTGCTTGTTAACACGATTCGAAACCTCCCGTTACTGTTGCTGATCTTTTTTACCTACTTTGCCTTACCAAAGCTGGGGGTAGAACTAAACGCCTTTGCGGCTACGGTGGTGGCCATGTCCGTCTTTGAATCCACGATGATCTCTCAAATCATTCGGGGCGGGCTTCTGTCGGTGGGAAAAGGGCAATCTGAAGGAGCGCTCTCCACGGGAATGACTAAGTGGGAAGCATTGTGGTACATCCTGCTCCCCCAGGGATTGAAAAATTCGATTCCCCCGTTGATTTCGCAGTTTATCTCGCTGGTGAAGGATACGTCCCTAGCCACTGCCATCGTGTTAACGGAGATGACGTTTCGGAGTCAGGTTATTTACGGACAAAATCCGAACTACATGATTCCGATGTTTGCACTGATTACGGCACTGTACTTCATTGTGAACTATAGTCTGTCGTTACTATCCAAATGGTTTGAACGGCGATTAGCACTTTAA
- a CDS encoding DNA-3-methyladenine glycosylase I, which yields MLISSTRCHWAQSTNQQLVTYHDQEWGHPEFNSYRLFELLSLELMQAGLSWATVLKKRTAFEAAFQNFDYHQVATMEPELPKLLQNAAIIRNQRKLTAVIKNAQAIVKLETAGTNFSDFLWDFVHHEPIIHDVPTPSAVPKTIPLTDHVSHELKHQGFQFTGPVVCYSFFQAAGLINDHENQCPFKEH from the coding sequence ATGCTAATCAGTTCAACCCGCTGCCACTGGGCTCAATCCACTAATCAACAACTTGTTACATACCACGATCAAGAGTGGGGACACCCCGAATTCAATTCATATCGACTCTTTGAGTTACTATCCTTGGAACTCATGCAAGCTGGCCTCAGTTGGGCCACGGTGCTCAAAAAACGAACGGCATTTGAGGCCGCTTTTCAAAACTTTGATTACCACCAGGTGGCAACGATGGAACCGGAGTTGCCAAAGCTCTTACAAAACGCTGCCATCATCAGAAACCAGCGCAAGCTTACCGCTGTGATTAAGAACGCCCAGGCAATTGTTAAGCTAGAGACGGCGGGAACGAATTTCAGCGACTTCCTCTGGGACTTCGTTCATCACGAACCCATTATTCATGACGTTCCAACTCCTAGTGCCGTTCCCAAAACTATTCCCCTGACTGACCACGTTAGTCACGAACTCAAGCACCAGGGGTTTCAGTTTACCGGTCCGGTCGTTTGTTACTCGTTCTTTCAGGCAGCGGGTTTGATTAATGATCACGAAAACCAGTGTCCGTTTAAAGAGCACTAA
- a CDS encoding amino acid ABC transporter ATP-binding protein encodes MIKFTDVQKYYGSFHALHDINLEIKDGETVVLIGPSGSGKSTLLRTINGLETVEAGQLLVDGEDVASSKTNLNKLRTNVGMVFQHFNLYNNKTILENIMLAPKIVLKRGDQENREVAERLLKRVGLADQINKYPSQLSGGQQQRIAIARSLAMNPLAILFDEPTSALDPEMVGSVLEVMKEIAANSAYTTLVVTHEMDFAKAVSDRVIFMADGRILEDAPTDKFFDHPETERARKFLSQVEHH; translated from the coding sequence ATGATTAAATTTACGGACGTCCAAAAGTACTACGGTTCCTTTCATGCCTTGCATGACATTAACCTAGAAATCAAGGACGGAGAAACGGTTGTCCTGATCGGGCCGTCTGGATCCGGGAAATCCACCCTACTGCGGACAATTAACGGTTTAGAAACCGTTGAAGCCGGACAGTTACTGGTTGATGGCGAAGACGTGGCAAGCAGTAAGACGAACCTGAATAAGTTACGGACAAACGTGGGAATGGTGTTTCAACACTTCAACCTCTACAATAACAAAACAATTCTAGAAAACATCATGTTAGCACCCAAGATTGTATTAAAACGCGGCGATCAAGAAAATCGGGAAGTGGCAGAACGACTATTGAAACGAGTGGGGCTAGCCGACCAAATCAACAAGTACCCCTCCCAATTATCCGGGGGGCAACAACAACGGATTGCGATTGCCCGGTCGTTAGCGATGAACCCGTTGGCAATCCTGTTTGATGAACCAACGTCCGCACTGGACCCTGAAATGGTTGGCAGTGTCCTAGAGGTTATGAAAGAAATTGCGGCGAATTCCGCGTACACCACCCTGGTGGTGACCCACGAAATGGATTTCGCGAAGGCCGTGTCAGATCGTGTTATTTTCATGGCCGATGGTCGGATTTTAGAGGATGCGCCCACCGACAAGTTCTTCGACCATCCAGAAACGGAGCGGGCCCGGAAGTTCTTGTCGCAAGTGGAACATCACTAG
- a CDS encoding alpha/beta hydrolase, whose product MITTKDISFKARDLNDIELQGRLFFPENFDESQKHPAIVVNHPTTSDFNQTSGRIYATKLAKQGWLAIAYDSPYQGRSAGEPHNSEIPYARTIGVMAAIDYLDTLPYVDSDRIGAMGICGGGGFTLNAAKFDKRIKAVAGVCPADVGTIYRETFGQNDKTLIENLEDMAKQRTAEAQGAEVKYIPALPASQEARKEAGINDIDIEQAIDYYLTPRGHDDYAPNRYVYSVIPMMLNFDPLSLADKLATQPLEIIVGGVPGAFGSYRFGYQYYDAAATNDKELVVLPGVSHYDLYDQPEPTDKAVAKLNDFFGKRL is encoded by the coding sequence ATGATTACAACTAAAGATATTAGCTTCAAAGCTCGCGATTTAAACGATATCGAGCTACAGGGACGACTTTTCTTCCCGGAAAACTTTGACGAAAGTCAAAAACACCCAGCCATTGTGGTAAATCACCCCACTACTAGTGATTTCAACCAAACTTCTGGTAGAATTTACGCCACGAAGCTGGCCAAACAGGGTTGGTTAGCCATTGCCTACGACTCTCCTTACCAAGGTCGTAGTGCTGGTGAACCCCACAACTCTGAAATTCCATACGCCCGGACCATTGGTGTGATGGCTGCCATTGATTACTTGGATACCCTTCCATACGTTGATTCTGACCGGATCGGAGCCATGGGAATCTGTGGTGGTGGTGGCTTTACGCTGAACGCCGCTAAGTTCGATAAGCGAATCAAGGCCGTTGCTGGGGTTTGTCCAGCCGACGTTGGAACGATTTATCGGGAAACGTTTGGTCAAAACGACAAAACGCTCATTGAAAACTTGGAAGATATGGCTAAGCAACGGACTGCCGAAGCTCAAGGAGCTGAAGTTAAATACATCCCTGCTTTACCAGCTAGTCAAGAAGCCCGCAAAGAAGCTGGCATCAATGACATTGATATCGAACAAGCCATTGATTACTACCTAACTCCTCGTGGCCACGATGACTACGCTCCTAACCGGTACGTTTACAGTGTCATCCCAATGATGCTGAACTTCGATCCGTTGAGCTTGGCTGATAAATTAGCTACTCAACCGCTCGAAATCATCGTCGGTGGCGTTCCGGGAGCCTTTGGTTCCTACCGGTTCGGTTACCAATACTACGATGCAGCTGCTACTAACGATAAGGAATTAGTTGTCTTACCAGGCGTTAGTCACTATGACCTTTACGACCAACCAGAACCAACTGACAAGGCCGTTGCAAAACTAAACGATTTCTTTGGCAAGCGCCTCTAA
- the cls gene encoding cardiolipin synthase, which translates to MSLVLEIIGLILLINTIAAIITVFRQPRNIAATWAWFLVLVFIPVLGFFIYAFFGRRLPKNRMLLLSGSTKKQVSSLINKQKRQLGKFTADQTPNYQILNRAQGQIEMFMNTATAPLLGNNEVDVYTKGTDFVNQLFTDFKNARSSINIEFYTFYADNIGHQTLDLLTEKAKQGVDVRVIYDAWGSMGTNEKFFRPLIEAGGHAYPFLHNRFNLIDMRVNFRDHHKIVTIDGEYGYIGGMNIGDQYLGRKKKFGNWYDCMMRVHGQGVQGLQSRFILDWNATDQQDKIDPNAADAIAKYYPEVKTDGHAAMQIVASDPISSMEQIKMGYIKLIGMAQRSVKIMTPYLIPDESVLDALKIAVKSGVDITIITPDMPDHPFVYRATQYYTEQLTKLGIKVYAYNNGFLHAKTMVIDDELVSIGSANLDYRSFELNFECNAFVYDKDLANRMEAIYQDAILESTLQTKQIFAQESWWLNFKQHFSRLLSPLL; encoded by the coding sequence ATGTCATTAGTATTAGAAATAATTGGCTTAATCTTATTAATCAATACGATTGCGGCCATCATTACCGTCTTCCGGCAACCTAGAAACATCGCCGCTACGTGGGCCTGGTTCTTAGTCCTCGTGTTTATCCCGGTGCTTGGGTTTTTCATTTACGCCTTTTTTGGCCGCCGGTTACCGAAAAATCGGATGTTATTGTTATCCGGAAGTACCAAGAAACAGGTTAGTAGCTTAATCAACAAGCAAAAACGGCAATTAGGCAAGTTTACCGCTGATCAAACGCCCAACTACCAAATTTTGAACCGGGCACAGGGGCAGATTGAAATGTTCATGAACACGGCGACCGCGCCATTGCTAGGCAACAATGAGGTTGATGTGTATACCAAGGGAACCGACTTTGTGAACCAACTGTTTACGGACTTTAAAAACGCCCGTAGTTCGATTAACATTGAATTTTACACCTTTTATGCCGATAACATTGGGCACCAAACCCTGGACCTGTTAACCGAAAAAGCAAAGCAGGGGGTAGACGTGCGGGTAATCTATGATGCCTGGGGTTCGATGGGGACCAACGAAAAGTTTTTCCGGCCGTTGATTGAGGCTGGCGGGCACGCTTATCCCTTCTTGCACAACCGCTTTAATCTGATTGATATGCGGGTTAACTTCCGGGATCACCATAAGATTGTGACCATTGATGGTGAGTATGGTTACATCGGTGGGATGAACATTGGTGATCAATACTTAGGACGCAAGAAGAAGTTTGGAAACTGGTATGACTGTATGATGCGGGTTCATGGTCAAGGAGTGCAGGGCTTACAATCCCGCTTTATTCTGGATTGGAATGCAACTGATCAACAGGATAAGATTGATCCAAATGCAGCCGACGCCATTGCGAAGTATTATCCAGAGGTTAAGACGGATGGACACGCTGCAATGCAAATTGTGGCCAGTGATCCGATTTCTTCAATGGAACAGATTAAAATGGGGTACATCAAACTGATTGGGATGGCGCAACGCTCCGTTAAAATCATGACGCCCTACCTCATCCCAGATGAATCAGTGCTAGATGCGTTAAAAATCGCGGTTAAGTCCGGAGTGGACATCACCATTATTACTCCTGACATGCCTGATCACCCGTTTGTGTACCGGGCTACGCAGTACTATACGGAACAACTTACGAAGTTAGGCATTAAGGTTTACGCTTATAACAACGGGTTCTTACACGCCAAGACGATGGTAATTGATGATGAATTAGTTTCAATTGGATCAGCTAATTTGGACTACCGGAGTTTTGAACTAAACTTTGAATGTAACGCCTTCGTGTACGATAAGGACCTTGCGAACCGGATGGAAGCCATCTATCAGGATGCCATTTTAGAAAGTACGTTACAAACGAAACAGATTTTTGCCCAAGAATCATGGTGGTTAAACTTCAAGCAACACTTTAGTCGGTTGTTATCACCATTGCTCTAG